The following coding sequences are from one Clostridioides difficile ATCC 9689 = DSM 1296 window:
- a CDS encoding alpha,alpha-phosphotrehalase: MKNWWKKATVYQIYPKSFKDSNNDGIGDINGIIEKLDYLYSLGVDLLWLTPMYVSPQRDNGYDIEDYYNIDPKYGTMNDFEKLLKEAHKRDIKIMMDMVLNHTSTEHKWFKESKKSKDNPYRDYYFWKDAKPDGSVPNNWISRFSGTAWKYDETTNQYYLHLFEETQADLNWENEKVREECYKILEFWADKGIDGFRLDVVNLLSKTPGLPDDPITGPKGDGRTHYADGPRIHEYLHNMNQKVFKPKNIVTVGEMSSTTPEECINYTRENREELSMVFSFHHMKTDYKGGAKWTNEMFSLDKLKKAQSDFQYKMYEGKGWNALFYSNHDQPRALSRFGDDRFFRQESAKMLAITLFGLQGTTYIYQGEEIGMTNAYFTKIDEYDDAESKNSYYHMIKSGIDEKEALLILQQKSRDNARTPMQWDNTIYKGFSNHKPWLKVNNDNISVENELNDSRSVFYTYQRLIKYRKQYDIFTEGTYRLLDENHKNLFVYEREYKNQNLLVISNFTHDNVVYKLPETYLNKLNYTILETNYTRDIIENKMEIKPYESIMIYYK, from the coding sequence ATGAAAAATTGGTGGAAAAAAGCAACTGTCTATCAAATATATCCAAAAAGTTTCAAAGATAGCAACAATGATGGTATAGGTGATATAAATGGTATTATAGAAAAATTAGATTATCTGTATTCTTTAGGTGTTGATTTATTATGGTTGACTCCTATGTACGTTTCTCCTCAAAGAGATAATGGATATGATATAGAAGATTATTATAATATAGACCCAAAATATGGGACAATGAATGACTTTGAAAAACTCTTAAAAGAAGCTCATAAAAGAGACATAAAAATAATGATGGATATGGTCCTAAACCATACATCTACTGAACATAAATGGTTTAAAGAATCTAAAAAAAGCAAAGACAATCCATATCGTGATTATTATTTCTGGAAAGATGCTAAACCTGATGGTTCTGTTCCTAATAACTGGATATCCAGATTTAGTGGAACTGCTTGGAAATATGATGAAACCACTAACCAATATTATTTACATTTATTTGAAGAAACTCAAGCTGATTTAAATTGGGAAAATGAAAAGGTTCGTGAAGAATGTTACAAAATACTAGAATTTTGGGCTGATAAAGGTATTGATGGTTTTCGTTTAGATGTAGTCAACCTACTCTCCAAAACACCTGGATTACCTGATGACCCTATAACAGGACCAAAAGGAGATGGAAGAACTCACTACGCTGATGGTCCTCGTATACACGAATATTTACATAATATGAATCAAAAAGTTTTCAAACCTAAAAATATAGTTACTGTAGGTGAAATGTCATCTACTACACCTGAAGAGTGTATCAACTATACTAGAGAAAATCGAGAAGAACTATCTATGGTTTTTAGCTTCCATCATATGAAAACAGATTATAAAGGAGGCGCAAAATGGACTAATGAAATGTTCTCTCTGGATAAATTAAAAAAAGCACAATCTGACTTTCAATATAAAATGTATGAAGGAAAGGGATGGAATGCTCTATTTTACTCTAATCACGACCAACCTAGAGCTTTATCTCGATTTGGAGATGATAGATTTTTTCGTCAAGAAAGTGCTAAGATGTTAGCCATAACACTATTTGGTCTACAAGGTACTACATACATATATCAAGGTGAAGAAATAGGTATGACAAATGCCTACTTTACTAAAATAGATGAATATGATGATGCTGAAAGTAAGAATTCATACTATCATATGATTAAATCTGGTATTGATGAAAAGGAGGCATTGCTTATACTTCAACAAAAATCCAGAGATAATGCCCGTACTCCTATGCAATGGGATAATACTATTTATAAGGGGTTTTCTAATCATAAACCGTGGTTAAAAGTTAATAATGACAATATTAGTGTAGAAAATGAGCTTAATGATTCTCGTTCAGTCTTTTATACTTATCAAAGATTAATCAAATATCGTAAACAATATGATATTTTTACAGAAGGTACTTATAGATTGTTAGATGAAAATCATAAAAATCTATTTGTTTATGAAAGAGAGTATAAAAACCAAAATCTTCTTGTTATAAGTAATTTTACTCATGATAATGTAGTATATAAATTACCTGAAACTTATTTGAATAAATTAAACTACACAATACTTGAAACCAATTACACTAGAGATATAATTGAAAATAAAATGGAAATAAAACCTTACGAAAGTATAATGATATATTATAAATAA